AGCTAGGGGGAGAGGATACAGGGCTCCTCCTAGCTGGAATTTTAACCCTTGATCCCTTCCTTATCTTTTACAATGCAAGCGTTTATCACTTAACCCTAATAGAGTTTTCCGTTTTGCTAACGATCTACCTATGGTTGAGGGGTACCTCTGATCTAATTACGGCCTTCATTCTGGGTATCCTTTCAACGGTGAAGCATACACTTCTCCCATATGCTTTAGCATTTCTTCTCTTCAGGAGTTCGGAATTCAGCGAGATCAAAATTGATAAAAAGAAGGTAGTTAGGGCATTCTTTTTGGCTTATACCTTCTTGTTGATCGTAGAAACTTTGCTAATAGTTGCTTACCCTAACCAATTGTCTAGGAACCTCCTAATTCTACCTGGGATTAAAAAGGGTGAAATCATCGGTAGCTTCCTTCCCGTATTACTGTTCCTGATATTCTTCCTGTTCACTTTAAGGGCGTTTAGCACGTTCTCATTTACCAAGATTATCAAAATGGTTAAGCTTAAGGTTGCTCTGTTGATGCTTTTGGCATTCATTCTTGGTAGGGGTCTACTCGAGATCCCCCTCGGTTTGATGGTTTCGAAATACTATTTTTCAATGGTCTACATGGCTAACTCTTCGAGGTATGTACCTTTCCTTAACATCCCCAACCTCTTTGCCGATATACTCAGGGTAATCCGAGAAGGAAAACTAGAACTTCTCTATCCATACTATTCAATTTTAATCCTCACTTTTATCCTGCTAATAAGGGGAGGGAGGGGAAGTTCTAAAGTTGGTGCCTTAGCATTAATGACTGCTCTTATGTACTTTATTTTTCCAATTCAGCCCGTTGCAAGGTTTTTATATCCAATCCTTCTCCTTATTATAATTTACCTCGCTTCGGCGCTCCCTCAAAATAAAGTTAATATCGCTTTAGTATTCTCCCTAATATTTATCCTCTCAGTTACAATGGTTGCAAAGGTTCCAAAGGGAGAGCTTGCGATACCCTTCGCTACTCATACAAAGGAAATAAGAGAGGAAAGCAGGGTTATCCTGGAGAACATTAGGGAAGGATATGCTATGAATCCGATGGATGCTTACCTATTCAATATAGATGAGCCCAGGTTTTACATTGACAACTTTGGGATACTCTACCTTAAAGGGGAAGACCCAAAGAGGTTTTTAGAGTCTCTCAATACTTCCTATGTAGTTTTAAGTACATGGGTATTTGCGATAATGGATAATTCCCCAGTGCTTAGTGCGGAATATGGGGAGATAATAAAGTATCTAGTTGAGAACGGTACCCTTGTTTACGGCTTAGCCTACACCGATACTGAAAAGCTTTTAGTGTATTCTCTAGCTAGAAATTCTGGAATCTCGTTTTTTATAAGTTCCAAAGCTTTAGATGTACATTACAACGGTTCCCTTATATTTAAGATAAAACCGAGCAACGATACTAGGAAAATTTTGGTTAAACAGATCTCCAGTCATTATTACCTGCTATATACATCTGGAAATAATAGTCGGACTATTTATCTGAAGGTGATTGGGAATAGGATAGAGATATCAGATCCCGTGTATATAGAGTTCCCTGCTCCTGTATGTATAATTGGGGAGAATAGAATCCGCTACAAAGATTTTGAAATAGGGATCGTGAAAGGAAACATGTCTAGGATCTCTGACACCTTAATAAAAGTAAGGGGCGAATTGGAGATTACCCATTAATTTCTTTCTTTGTTATGTTCGTTATACCCTGCTTGATTGCCTCTGTTGAATTGTTGAACGTTGCAACGGCCGTTGAGGTCATTCCATGATTAGACCTGACCACGTAGCCAATCACGAGAAAGACAATAATGATCGTTATTCCAAGAATTAGCAGATATTCCACAGCGGACTGTGCTCTTCTCAATCTCAGCTACCCCCGAAAATAAAAAAAGAAAGTTAAACTCCTCAGCCTGAGGCATTCTTGATCTCTTTGCTTATAGCTTCAGAGATCATCTTTCCTGCTTCGCTGATCGTGCTATTTGCTTGTTGTCCTGCGCTCTGCCCTGCACCTCTAAGGTACTTGATTACCACTGCAATTATGATCAACGCTGCTGCAATCATGAACAGATACTCAATTGCTCCTTGGGCCTTCCTCATCTCTTCCACCTCCTTATTTCCATATATTTAAGACAAAAATCCTATATATACCTTGATCCTCAAATTTGTCTAGGTTGCAATCATTTTTGCAGGGGTGGTGGGATGCTTATTTTGTTACACAGCGAGGGTGCTAGTGTTCGTGATTGTATTAGAACGCTAATTAGAATGAGCAAAAATAGATTACCTCAACAAGGTAAAATAACTAGTTCAAAAATAAAGATATCGACAGGAGCTTTCCTTTCCGTTAATCTAGCCTTAATCGTTGATCTAGCTCAACCCTATAAACCAGGGATAGCGGTTGAATATTCGGTATCAGGAAGTAAAGATAAAGCCCTTGAAGATCTTCAGGAGAAGCTTAACTCTTATGTAACTCCGGAGATAGAAGTGTTTGACTTTCAAATAGAGACTTATACTACTCCTGTAACAAGAAGAACATATGCAATTGGAGTTTTAGTTTACAACAAGCCCAGGAAAGCTAACACTAAAGATTTCATGCTCCAGAATAGGAGAAAGATTCTAGCTAAAGTTCTTGAGCTTTTGAATTATAACATCAAGGCCCTAAACATTTCTGAGCTTGCTAGGATGTTTGGCGTTTCCAGAGATACGATTTACAACGATATTCAGCAAATAATAAAAAACGTTGATAAAGTTTAAGTTTTTAAGGCATAAATTTGCTCTTTTATTGGGGTTTAAAATGACGATCAAGGTTAGGTTTCCCAAGGATATCCGCGAGTATGCGAGGAAGGAAAATGTTAAAGAATCATTCATTAGGTTAGCTGAAACCGCATTAGCTGAGGCTATCTCTAACTTTCATCGTAGGATGATTATCCTCCAGGGAGATACCCTCGAGAAGGCGAAGCTCGCTGGAATTTTAGCTGGTGGAGTTGCAAGGGTCCTATCCGAATATATTCCCGAATTTTTAGAGAGGAAGCTTAGGGATGAGGATAAAATTGAGGTTCTATATGCGACGGATGCGTTAGGGGAAGAAACTTATGGGAGGAAGAGGTTCGAGGAGTTTAGAAAGCACTTCTCAATCCTAGCCCCTAACACTGAATTAACTTCCGTGACGTTTAAATACAGCAGGGATATCCTGGGTAGGACGTTTGATGTTTTAGTGTTAGACTTAAGTTATGACTATTCCCCAAATGACCTTGGTAGGATAATAGAAACGGTTAGGGGTGGTGGTGTAGTATTCATCCTTACGAATCCTTTTGAGAAGTGGAAAGACATGTGGACTGGCTTCCATAAGAGTCTTGTGACTCCGCCTTACACTATAGATGATGTGAAGAAGAGATTCAATAGGAGGTTAATAAGGAAGTTTACCGAGCATAGGGGGATATACATAGTTAATGCTGATAAGAAGAAGATAGAAAGGAGGCCCAGGAAGAATAAGAGTCAAGCAAGACTCCCTGAAAGGGAAAAAGTTGAGATACCAGAAGATATAAGGTTTCCCAAGGAGCTCTATGAGTTATGCTTAACTAGGGGTCAAGTGGAAGTTCTCAGGGCCTTTGAGGATCTAATAGACAACCCTGGGATGATAGTTTTAACTGCGGATAGGGGAAGGGGAAAGAGCGTCTCCGTCGGTATAGCCTCCATAGGTTTGGCCGTGAAAAGTAAGAAAAAGAATTTTAGAATTGTGGTTACCGCTCCAGAAATTGAGAATGTCCAGAGTTTATTGAAGTTCGCGGAGAAGAGCCTTAAGACTCTGGGGTACAAGACTAAGATTGTTAGGGAGAACGGTTTGATAAAGGAAGTGTACGCTAAGGGGATAGGGATCAGATATTACCCACCGACCAAGGGATATAAGCAAAGGGCAGATCTCTATATAATCGATGAAGCCGCTGGTATACACGTTCCGATACTTCACAAGTACCTTGAAAAAGAAAGGGTAGTCTTTTCCTCCACTATACATGGATATGAGGGGGCCGGTAGGGGATTTTCTGTTAAGTTTCTGAAGAAAGCTAAGGAAAAAAGAAACTACAAGGAAATTCATCTTTCCGTTCCAATAAGATATGCTGAGGGAGATCCCATAGAGAGGTGGCTCTTTGATGTCCTCCTCCTGGATGCAGAACCTGTGGAACTCACTGAAGAGGATTACGAGCTAATTAGGAAGATGGATGTTTATTTAGAGGAGCCCGACTTGGATGATTGGTTCGAGAATGATAGGGAAGATTTAAGGCACTTCGTCGGTATTTACGTGTTAGCTCATTACAGGAACAGGCCAAGCGACGTAGCCCTTTTAGCCGATGCCCCTCACCATGAAGCTAGGGTTTTGAGGCTTAAGAATGGAAAGATAGTTACCGCGATACAAATAGCTAGGGAGGGAGGTATTCCAAAGGCCGTAATTGATAAGATGGCTAAGGGATACAAACCCCCAGGAAATATAATTCCAGATATGATGGTAAAGCACCACTACGCTAAGGAGTTTGCCAAGCTGAAGGGGTATAGAATTGTTAGAATAGCTACCCATCCAGATGCCATGGATCTTGGCCTTGGAAGTAAGGCTCTAGAATTACTCGTAAAGGAGGCCGAGGAGAGAGGCCTTGATTGGGTTGGTTCTGGTTTTGGTGCAAGTGAAGAGCTAATAAGGTTCTGGGTTAGGAACGGATTTGCTGTCGTTCATCTTAGCCCTACGAGAAATCCGGTCAGTGGTGAGTACACGGCAATAGTTATCAAGCCGATAAGCGAGAGAGCTAAAGAGATCGTGAAGAAGGCGAACAGTGAATTTAGGCTGAGGCTTACCGAATGGTTGGGTGACACCCATAGGGATTTAGAACCTGAAATAGCTAAATGGCTCTTTGAGACCCCATTCGGGGAGTCCGTGGATTATCCCATATACCTGACTAAAGTGCAGAGAAAGAGACTGGAGATGTTCATAAAAAGGGTACTCACTTATGACACAGTCGTTGATGCCGTTAAGCCCTTGGTAAAACTTTACTTCCTCGACGGATGGATGAGACCTTACTTAGATGATAGGCAGATCGTGCTCTTAATTCATAGAGTTCTCCAAGCCCACGACTGGAAGGAAACTGCGAAATTGTTGAATAGGACTGAGGTTTACACAATGGTGGAACTTAGGGATGTTATAAGGGGACTCTGGTACTACTATAAGCATATCCTTAATGAGGAAAAAGATATAAAATAGTGGCATATTTATCCAAATCGTGAAGAA
This Pyrococcus horikoshii OT3 DNA region includes the following protein-coding sequences:
- a CDS encoding class III signal peptide-containing protein translates to MRKAQGAIEYLFMIAAALIIIAVVIKYLRGAGQSAGQQANSTISEAGKMISEAISKEIKNASG
- a CDS encoding class III signal peptide-containing protein, with amino-acid sequence MRRAQSAVEYLLILGITIIIVFLVIGYVVRSNHGMTSTAVATFNNSTEAIKQGITNITKKEING
- a CDS encoding ArnT family glycosyltransferase, with the translated sequence MKRRTIFILLGVLGVYIILRVPFLFSMDEFSDYDEGTYLLIARSINQGYLPYRDIFAVHPPLFYYLLALWLRIFGDSLIAGRLLSMFIGILSVFLGYSIGSKLGGEDTGLLLAGILTLDPFLIFYNASVYHLTLIEFSVLLTIYLWLRGTSDLITAFILGILSTVKHTLLPYALAFLLFRSSEFSEIKIDKKKVVRAFFLAYTFLLIVETLLIVAYPNQLSRNLLILPGIKKGEIIGSFLPVLLFLIFFLFTLRAFSTFSFTKIIKMVKLKVALLMLLAFILGRGLLEIPLGLMVSKYYFSMVYMANSSRYVPFLNIPNLFADILRVIREGKLELLYPYYSILILTFILLIRGGRGSSKVGALALMTALMYFIFPIQPVARFLYPILLLIIIYLASALPQNKVNIALVFSLIFILSVTMVAKVPKGELAIPFATHTKEIREESRVILENIREGYAMNPMDAYLFNIDEPRFYIDNFGILYLKGEDPKRFLESLNTSYVVLSTWVFAIMDNSPVLSAEYGEIIKYLVENGTLVYGLAYTDTEKLLVYSLARNSGISFFISSKALDVHYNGSLIFKIKPSNDTRKILVKQISSHYYLLYTSGNNSRTIYLKVIGNRIEISDPVYIEFPAPVCIIGENRIRYKDFEIGIVKGNMSRISDTLIKVRGELEITH
- a CDS encoding tRNA(Met) cytidine acetyltransferase TmcA, producing MTIKVRFPKDIREYARKENVKESFIRLAETALAEAISNFHRRMIILQGDTLEKAKLAGILAGGVARVLSEYIPEFLERKLRDEDKIEVLYATDALGEETYGRKRFEEFRKHFSILAPNTELTSVTFKYSRDILGRTFDVLVLDLSYDYSPNDLGRIIETVRGGGVVFILTNPFEKWKDMWTGFHKSLVTPPYTIDDVKKRFNRRLIRKFTEHRGIYIVNADKKKIERRPRKNKSQARLPEREKVEIPEDIRFPKELYELCLTRGQVEVLRAFEDLIDNPGMIVLTADRGRGKSVSVGIASIGLAVKSKKKNFRIVVTAPEIENVQSLLKFAEKSLKTLGYKTKIVRENGLIKEVYAKGIGIRYYPPTKGYKQRADLYIIDEAAGIHVPILHKYLEKERVVFSSTIHGYEGAGRGFSVKFLKKAKEKRNYKEIHLSVPIRYAEGDPIERWLFDVLLLDAEPVELTEEDYELIRKMDVYLEEPDLDDWFENDREDLRHFVGIYVLAHYRNRPSDVALLADAPHHEARVLRLKNGKIVTAIQIAREGGIPKAVIDKMAKGYKPPGNIIPDMMVKHHYAKEFAKLKGYRIVRIATHPDAMDLGLGSKALELLVKEAEERGLDWVGSGFGASEELIRFWVRNGFAVVHLSPTRNPVSGEYTAIVIKPISERAKEIVKKANSEFRLRLTEWLGDTHRDLEPEIAKWLFETPFGESVDYPIYLTKVQRKRLEMFIKRVLTYDTVVDAVKPLVKLYFLDGWMRPYLDDRQIVLLIHRVLQAHDWKETAKLLNRTEVYTMVELRDVIRGLWYYYKHILNEEKDIK
- a CDS encoding HTH domain-containing protein; translation: MLILLHSEGASVRDCIRTLIRMSKNRLPQQGKITSSKIKISTGAFLSVNLALIVDLAQPYKPGIAVEYSVSGSKDKALEDLQEKLNSYVTPEIEVFDFQIETYTTPVTRRTYAIGVLVYNKPRKANTKDFMLQNRRKILAKVLELLNYNIKALNISELARMFGVSRDTIYNDIQQIIKNVDKV